The window CGGCAAGCAGACTTACGAACGCTACACGCCCGACCAGTTCCGCGGGATCGCCGACAATATCGTGGCTTACCAGAACGCCGACGGCGGCTGGCCCAAGAACCTCGACATGATGGCGAAACTCGATCCTGATTCGGTGAAAGCCTCCCTCAAGCCGCGCCACCGGCTTTCGACGCTCGACAATGCCAATGTCTACACGCAGGTCGAGTATCTTTCGAACGTTTTTCTGCTGACGGGCGACAGCGTTTACTGCCGATCCGCCCGCCGGGGCATGGAGTACATGCTTGCGACGCAATACTCCAACGGCGGCTGGCGGGGATGGGACGCCGACGCAGTGACCTTCAACGACGGCATCATCTGCGGCGTGCTTTCGACCTGGCAGGAGGTGCTCGCTGGAAAACCCCTCTATGCGTGGGTGGACGACGGTCTGAAAGCCCGGATACAGGCTTCGTGGGACCGGGGCATCGACCTGATCCTCAGAACTCAATGGGTGCAGGCGGGCGTGAAGACCGTCTGGGCTCAGCAGTACGACCACGAAACCCTGCAACCCGTCAAGGCCCGGGCTTATGAACTCCCGGGGCTGTCGGCTTCCGAGAGCGCCGACATCGTGATGCTGCTGATGCGCATCAAAAAGCCGTCGCCCGAGGTCGTCGAGGCCGTCGAGGCCGCCGCCGCATGGTTCGACCGCACGAAGATCACGGGCAAAAAGGTCGAGACCGTTTCGGTGCCCGAAGGGTTGGAAGAGGATCGGAAGATCAAAAAGGACCGGATTTTGGTCGATGATCCCGATGCCGCCCCGATTTGGCCGCGTTACAGCGAGTTGTCCGATAACCGGCCTTTCTTTGCCACGCGCGAGGGGGTGAAGGTCTACGATCTGCGCGAAGTCCCCGCCGAGCGGCGCGTGGGCTATTCG of the Alistipes senegalensis JC50 genome contains:
- the pelA gene encoding pectate lyase, with protein sequence MKKIVIVLAFAAAAVSAAAQTQPEVSSKRFADAVNHWNKEHGKQTYERYTPDQFRGIADNIVAYQNADGGWPKNLDMMAKLDPDSVKASLKPRHRLSTLDNANVYTQVEYLSNVFLLTGDSVYCRSARRGMEYMLATQYSNGGWRGWDADAVTFNDGIICGVLSTWQEVLAGKPLYAWVDDGLKARIQASWDRGIDLILRTQWVQAGVKTVWAQQYDHETLQPVKARAYELPGLSASESADIVMLLMRIKKPSPEVVEAVEAAAAWFDRTKITGKKVETVSVPEGLEEDRKIKKDRILVDDPDAAPIWPRYSELSDNRPFFATREGVKVYDLREVPAERRVGYSWYGTWGGKVLKKYPEWHRKLGK